A segment of the Candidatus Brevundimonas phytovorans genome:
GCGGGCGATCAGGATGCGGGCCGCCTGATCGGCGCGGACCTCGGCCTCGGCGCGGGTTTCTTGGCCTTCGTGGTGGTTGAAGACGTGCCACCAGAAGCGCGAAATCACGCCCCAGTAGCGCGGCGACAGCTTGATCCACGACGGAAAATGCGGCGGCGGCAGGGGCGCCTCGATGAACAGGGCGTCGACCAGGACCTCGCGGTCGCGGGCCACGGCGCGGGCCGTTTCCTGAGCGCGCAGACGCGACGAGGCGTAGATGGCGCCCGCGCCCTCGGCGGCGGTCAGCAGGGTCTGCGGCGGCGTCTGGCCGGCGCGCAGGCCGCCGACCTCATAGCGGCCCCACCAGTCGCGGTACTCGTCCGAGGTGATCAGACATTTGCGCGACAGGGCCGGTTCGCCGTGTCGCGCCAGGATGATCGCGCCCACAGCCGGCGTCGCCTGGGCGGCGGGGTCCGCCTCTGAAGGCGTCGATGCGGCGGATTCGGTGTGGGTCATGAGTGCGGGAGACGTCATAGCACGGGGAGCAGCCTGTCAAATCAAGGCTTTGGCGTCCCTCAATCCCCCCGAATGCGGTTAGCGGGGCCAGCGTTTCGTCGGCCCCTTGGAAGATGGTGGTAGCTCCCGGCACGCGCCCCTGCAACCACCAAGCGATGACAGCCTCGCGAGCGCCCTCTCGACCCCCGCCCCGCCCGGCGCTAGAGGCGAAGCCATGACCGAGCCCGTGATCCGCCCCGCCCGCCCCGACGACGCCGCCGCCCTGGCCGTGCTGGGCCGACAGACGTTCGTGGACACCTTTGTCGAGGGCTTCGGCATCCCCTACCCCGCCGCCGACCTGGCCGCCTTCCTCGACAAGAGCTTCAGCGTCGAGACCATCCTGTCGAAACTGGCCGAGCCGGGCGCCGCCTGGTGGGTGGCCGACCGCGACGGCGACATCCTGGGCTTCGCCAACACCGGGCCCAACACCCTGCCCCATCCCGACGCTCAGCCCAGCCACGCTGAACTGCGCCGCCTCTACATCGGCCGCGACGCGCAAGGCCTGGGTCTGGGGACCCAGCTGCTGAAACTGGCGCTGGAATGGATGGAGGCCCACACCGACGGCCCCCTGTGGATCGGCGTCTGGAGCGGCAACGAGAAGGCGCAGAAACTCTACGCCGCCTACGGCTTCGAGAAGGCCGGCGAATACGACTACCCGGTTGGCGCCTGGAACGACCACGAGTTCATCTTGAAACGCGGCTGATCGCGGCCCAGTCTGATCCCATGCTCCTGCCCTTCTTCACCGCCCTGCGCGAAGCTCGTGTTCCGGTTTCGCTGAAGGAATGGCTCCATCTGATGGAGGCCATGGACAAGGATGTGGCCGGGCGCGACGTCGAGGCCTTCTACCACCTGTCGCGGGCGGTGCTGGTCAAGGACGAGAAGCACTATGACCGGTTCGATCAGGTGTTCGGCAAGGTGTTCAAGGGGTTGGAGACGGTCGGGGCGGGCGAGGACCTGACCACCGATATCCCTGAGGACTGGCTGCGGCTGCTGACCGAGAAGTTCCTGACCGACGGGGAGAAGGCTCAAATCGAGGCCCAATGGGCGTCTCTGGGCGGCTTCGACAAGCTGATGGAGACGCTGAAACAGCGTCTGGAGGAGCAGAAGGAACGCCACGCGGGCGGCAACAAGTGGATCGGGACCGGCGGGACCAGCCCTTTTGGCCACGGCGGCTATAACCCCGAGGGCGTGCGCATCGGCGGGCCTGGCAAGCAGGGCCGCGCGGTCAAGGTCTGGGAAAAGCGCGAATACAGGAACCTGGACGACAGCGTCGAACTGGGCACCCGCAACATCAAGGTCGCCCTGCGCCGTCTGCGCCGCTTTGCGCGCGAGGGCGCGGCCGAAGAACTGGATCTGGACGGCACCATCGACGGCACGGCGCGTCAGGGCTGGCTGGACATCCAGATGCGGCCCGAGCGGCGCAACACCATCAAGGTCCTGCTGTTCCTCGACATCGGCGGGTCGATGGATGGCCATATCAAGCTGTGCGAGGAACTGTTCTCGGCGGCCAGGACCGAGTTCAAGAACCTGGAGTTCTTCTACTTCCACAACTGCCTCTATGAAGGGGTGTGGAAGGACAACCGGCGGCGGCACAATGAGAAGATCCCGACCTGGGACGTGCTGAACAAATACCCCGGCGACTGGCGCGCCATCTTCGTCGGCGACGCCACCATGAGCCCCTATGAGATCACCATGCCGGGCGGCTCGGTCGAGCACTGGAACGAGGAGGCCGGCGCCGTCTGGCTGAAACGCGCCCGCCAGCAGTGGGACAAGTCGGTCTGGCTGAACCCCGTCACCGAACGCTACTGGAGCTATACCCAGTCGGTCGGCCTGATCCGCGAGGTCATGGACCAGAGGATGTATTCCCTGACGCTGGATGGGCTGGACAAGGCCATGCGGGCGCTGACGCGGTAGGGCGGCGCTCGGCCCGTTGGAGACGTTCGATCGATCCGTTATCGTCCCGCCATGAATAGGGCGAAGGCTATCGAACTCGTAAAGTCCCGGATCGCCGACATTGGCGAGCAAGGCTTCACCTACCCTATCACCAGCGTTCGTGAGCATGCGGATATTTGGGCGATAGCAGTGCAGCCCACCCGGCCAGACGGACAGCCTTTGTACGACTACATGAGCTTCGATGTAGACAAGGTGACTAGCGAAGTCCGCCACATGGTCTAGCCCGCCTGATTGTGATTGTTTCCCATCCTTGAGCGACTTTGAAGGCGACTGCTTTCTGACCAAGAGGTCAACACGAAAACAACGGATAGCGGACGCTAACTACCGCCTTTCCAGCGGCAGGGGCTCGCCCGGAAAAGCATAGTCCCAGATCGCCAGCTTCGCGTAGTCGTGGGCGTCGGCGGCATCCTCGGCTTCGTAAACATCGAAATGCGTTAGGATTCCGATCCAGTCGGTATTGGGGTCAGAGAACGCTTCAGCCGCTTCGAGCTGAAAATCCCGCCGAGTGATTTCATCCGAGAGATAGGCCCCGAGCGAACGCTCCATCTCGTCATTGAGGATGATTGGACCAAGAGCCTGGATTTTAAGAAATTCGCCTATTCGACGAGGTACTGCCACAGGCGGGAGAGCCGGTCTGGTCCGCTTTTGACCCATCAGGCGGGCTAGCCAGTTCATCACAGCTTCCTCGAATAGCGCAGATGATGAACCTATCATCCCCAAGTCCGCTGCCCACCCATTACGGACATTCTCTATGAACCGGCCCCTTCACGGGCAACGACTGACGCGACCGGGCTCTGGCTAAAATAGGCATGAAAAGGCCGCCGCCCTGTGAGGGCGACGGCCTGATCGGTACCAACGGGGGGTCTTAGTGGCGGTCGCCGCGCAGGGTGTCCTTGAGGCCGCCGACGGCGTTCTGGACCTTGCCTTCGACCTGATCGGCGCGGCCTTCGGCCTTCAGTTTTTCGTCGCCAGTCACCTTGCCGGCGGCTTCCTTGATCTTGCCGCCGATGTTCTTGGCGGCGCCTTCGATACGGTCATGATCAGGCATGAGAACCCTCTGTACTGACGCCGTCGGGCTGACGACGCTTCGACAGAAACAACCGTTCGGCGGCGGTCAGGTTCCCTGGATTTTCGCACGCAGCCATTTGACCACGGCCCAGGCGTGGGCTTCGTGGCGCAGGCGCGAGACGGCGTCCAGCGGGTCCAGCCAGACCAGTTCGTGGTCGGGCTCGCACTGGGTCGAGGCGTCGAAACCGGTGACGCGCACGGTCCAGAACCCCCCGGCGTTGTTGACCGGCGAGCCGTCGGTCTTGCGGAAATATTGCGCCGCCTCGGTCAGCCGATCCTCGGGCTGGACGATCAGGCCGGTCTCCTCGGCGAACTCTCGCACCAGGGCCTGCTGCTCGCTTTCCTCGCCGTCGACGGCGCCGCCGGGCAGGTCGAAATAGCTGCCCTCACCGCGATCCACGCGGACGCAGGCCAGCTTGCCGTCCTGTTCGACCAGACCGAAGGTCGCGGCGCGGTGGAGGTAGTCGAGGCCGGGTCGGGCCGTTCCAAACTGAAGCTTCATCGCGGCAGACTAACGCGCGTCACGGCCGATGCGAAAGGGCCTAAAGGTCAAATGGGGCGCGCGGATTTGAGACGCGCCTTCGCCAGCGTCGTGCTTGCAGCCAAAGCACTGGATCCCGGCGTCCGCCGGGATGAGCGGTGAGAGGGAGGAGAACTTGAGCTAAAGGTCGAAGACCAGTTGCGCGCGCACGCCGGGGTGGTCGGCGTCGAACTGCACCGCCGAACGCAGACCGCCGGCCATGGCGGACACGATCTTGGAGCCCAGGCCGGTGCCCTTGGGGGCGCCGTCGCCCAGGCCGGGGCCGTCGTCCTCGACGGTCAGGACGGCGCGTCCCTCGGCCGCGGCGGCCAGCACGACCCGAATCTCGCCGCCCTCGCCCGGCTCATAGGCGTATTTGACGGCGTTGGTGACGAGTTCGGTGACGATGACGCCGAGGGAGACGGCCTGATCCGTCGTCACCCGCATGGGTTCGGCGCGCAGGGTGAGACGGAGCGCGCCCTCGCCCGTGGCGGGACCGATCGACTTGCCCAGTTCCTCGACCAGACCTTGCAGGTATTCGTCCATGGCCACGGTGGCGAGGTCCGACGAGGTGTAGAGGCGGCGGTGGACGTGGGCGACCGCCTCGATCCGCACCTGGGCCTCGCGCAGGGCCGAGCGCGCGCCCTCGTCGGCCAGCTGGCGCAGTTGCAGGGAGATGAAGCTGGACACCAGTTGCAGGGAGTTGCCGACGCGGTGATTGACCTCGCGCAGCATGGCCTCGGCGCGGTCGCGGGCCAGGCGGACTTCTTCCTGGGCGACTTCGTTCTCGCGCTCCAGACGGCGGCGCAGCAGGGCGTCCTCGATGGCCGAGCGCAGCAGGGCGGTGAAGTCCTCGGACACGTCCTTGATGACATAGTCGGCGGCGCCGGCGCGCAGGGCGGCCACGGCGATGCGTCCGTCCTGGGCCCCGGTGACATAGACGACCGGCGGCGGGCCGGGCAGGTCGAGAATGTCGGGCAGGACGTCCAGCCCCTCGCGACCCGGCATGTAGTGGTCCAGGGCGCAGACGTCGAACTCGCCGGCCTGCAGCGCGGCGTAGCCGGCGTCGGCGTCGGGGGCGCAGGTGACTTCGTAGCCGTGACGGCCGAGCTCCTTCTGGACCAGCCGCGATAGACCCCGATCGTCGTCGATGTAGAGCAGGCGGATAGGGGCGCTCAAATCTCGGGAGCCTGCATGACGGACAGGAAGAGGCCCAGTTGCTGGATGGCGCCGGCGAAGGCTTCGTAGTCGACCGGCTTGGTGATGTAGACGTTGCAGCCCAGGTCGTAGCAGCGCTGGATCTCGATCTTGTCGTCGGTCGTGGTCAGGATGACGACGGGGGCGCGGCGCAGCCGCTCGTCCGATTTGACCTTTTCCAGGATGTCGGTCCCCGACATGTCCGGCAGGTTGAGGTCCAGCAGGATCAGCAGAGGGCCCTGGGCCCGGACCTCCTCGCTGAACAGATAGTCGAGCGCCGCGTCGCCGTGATCGAAGTGAACGATGTCGTTGGCGATATTGGCGCGGCGGATGTTCTTTTCGATGAGTTTGGCGTGGCCGTGGTCGTCCTCGACCATGACGATCTTCACGGAGTGGCTCATAGATTGTCTCCAGCCTCGCCCAGCACGATCAACCGTGTGGGGAATTTGAGATGGAATGTCGAGCCCTGGCCCAGCTCTGACTCCAGGGTGATGGTCCCGCCAAGACGGCGCACGCTGTTGCGCACGAAGGCCAGGCCCAGACCCTCGCCCGGCAGGTCCTGCTTTCCGGCGCGGCGGAACAGCTCGAAGATGCGCTCATGGTCGCGTTCGGACACGCCGCGCCCGTTGTCGGTGATCCGGTAGTGGAGCCAGCCGTCGGCGGTCTGGTGGCCCTCGGCCAGGATGCGGATCGGCCGACCCGGCTGCTGATACTTGACCGCATTGTCGAGCAGGTTGCCGAAAATCTGTTCGATCGAGAAGCGGTCGCTTTCCAGCACCGGCAGGTCGCGCACGATGATCTCGCCGCCCGCCTCGCTGACCTGATGGTTGAGGCTGTCGGCGATGCCGCGGACCAGAGCCGTCATGTCCAGCGGCTCGGGCGCCAGCCGGCGGCGCCCCTCGCGCGACAGTTTCAGGATGGCGTTGATCAGCCGGTCCATCTTGGCCGTCGAGGCGCGGATGAAGCCGACCGCCTCGGGCACGTCCTCGCGCACGGCCCGAATGGCCTCGGGCTCGATGGCGTCGGGATGGGTCTGCTCCAGCTGGGTCAACTGGTGGTCGAAGATCTTGCCGATCTGCTCCAGCTCGGAGGTGTAGCCCATGACGTTGACCAGGGGCGAACGCAGGTCGTGGCTGACGATATAGGCGAAGCGCTGGATTTCCTCATTGGCGCGGGTCAGCTCGGCGGTGCGGTCGCGGACCTGGTTCTCCAGCCCGGCGTTGAGGCGATCCAGTTCCAGGCGGGCGCTTTCGATCTCCTCGACATAGCGGCGCACCAGCCAGGTGCTGATGCCGGCCAGGATCAGGATCAGCAGGGCGGCGAGCGCGTTGACCGACACCGTCACCGCCGAGGCCCTTTCCGACTGCCGCGTGCGTTCGGCCAGGCGCCGGGCCTCGACCGCGTCGATGGCGGTCAGTTCGATCCGCATCTGATCCATCAGAACCTTGCCCCGGCCGCTGCGGATCAGGGAGACCGCCTCGCCGATCCGACCCGTGCGGGTCAAGGCGATGGTGTGATCCATCAGGGTCATGCGCTCACGATAGAGGGCCTGGACCCGCTCCAACCGGGGGGCCAGTTCGGCGTCCGCGCCGATCAGGCCGTCAAGCCGCGCCAGCACGCCGGGCAGTTGCGCCACCGCCCGGTCATGGACCTTGAGATACTCGGGCCGCGCCGTCAGCATGAAGCCGCGCTGCCCCGTCTCGGCGTCGACCAGAAGGCCCAGCACGTCCTTGGCCGCCAGACGCACCTGCTGGCTGTGATCGACCGTGTCGTTATAGGCCGATGTCCGCTGGATCATGACGTAGGTGGCGGCGTTGACCGCCAGCAGCAGCAGGATGGCCAGAGCCAGCAGGGCGATGATCGAACGGCTGAGGGTCGGCGTGCGCAGAAAGGCGCCAAAGGTCCGCAGGGCCGGCCGAATACGTTTCATGGTCGCCAGCTTATCGACCCAACCCCTTGAGTCCAGTCGTTAACCTCGATCCGGGTCAGACCGTGCCGACGGTCCGCAGGCGGGCCTTGGGGTGGACCTCGTTCTGGCTCATCACCACCGTCTGGCCGCGGAAGCGCTCGATGATGGATCGGACATAGGGGCGCACCTGGGGGCCGGTCAGCAGCACGGGATTCTCACCCGACATGGCGGCGCGCTCGAAGGTGTCGCGGACGCCGCGGATGAAGTCCTGAAGGCGGCTGGGGGCCATGGCCAGCTGCTTGTCCTCGCCGGGGCCGATCAGACTGTCGGCAAAGGCCTGTTCCCAGTCCGGCGACAGGGTGACGATGGGCAGGGCGCCGTCGTCGCCGCGATTGGCCCAGCAGAGCTGGCGCGCCAGACGGGTGCGGACGTGCTCGACCAGGGTGGTGACGCTGGTGGTGTGGGGCGCGGCCTCGGCCAGACCTTCGAGGATGGCGGGGAGGTCGCGGATCGAGACCTTTTCGCGCAGCAGGCTTTGCAGGACGCGTTGCAGGGTGGTGACGGTGACGACGGTGGGGATCAACTCCTCCACCAGCTTCTGCTCCTCGCCCTTCAACTCCTTCAGCAGCTTCTGGACCTCGGCGTAGGTCAGCAGCTCGGCCATGTTCTCCTTGAGGATCTCGGTCAGGTGCGTGGTCAGCACTGTCGAGGGATCGACCAGGGTATAGCCGCGGAAGGTGGCCTCCTCGCGCAGGGATTCGTCGATCCAGGTGGCGGGCAGGCCAAACGCAGGCTCGCGCGTGTGCTCGCCCGGCAGCTCGACCTGACGGCCCGCGGGGTCCATGGCCATCAGGGACGACAGGCGCACCTCGCCCGCGCCCGCCTCCATCTCCTTGATGCGGATGGCGTAGCCCTGATTGGGCAGGCGCATGTTGTCGAGGATGCGCACGCTGGGCATGACGAAGCCGTATTCCTGGGCCAGCGAGCGGCGCAGGGCGCGGATCTGATCGGTCAGGCGGCGGCCTTCCAGATCATTGATCAGGGTCAGCAGGGCGTAGCCCAGCTCGATCTTGACCTCGTCGATGGTCAGGGCGGTCGAGATCGGCTCCTCGACGTCCTCCTTGGGCTTGCCCAGGTCCACGGCCTCGACCACGGCGGGCTTGAGCCGATTCCGACCCAGCCTCCAGGCCATGAAGCCGGAACCGATGGCCAGGGCGGCGAAGGGGATCAGCGGCATCCCCGGGATCAGGCCGATCAGGCCCGCCGCGCCCGAGACGACGCCGAGCGACACCGGGTTGGTCGCCAGTTGCGCCACCAGGGCCTTGTCCGCCGTGCCCTCGACGCCCGCCTTGGACACCAGGAAGCCGGCGGCGATGGAGATGATGATGGCCGGGACCTGGGTCACAAGACCGTCGCCTATGGTCAGCTGGACATAGGTGTTGGCCGCCTCGCCCACCGGCAGCTGATGT
Coding sequences within it:
- a CDS encoding phosphoglycerate mutase family protein, encoding MTHTESAASTPSEADPAAQATPAVGAIILARHGEPALSRKCLITSDEYRDWWGRYEVGGLRAGQTPPQTLLTAAEGAGAIYASSRLRAQETARAVARDREVLVDALFIEAPLPPPHFPSWIKLSPRYWGVISRFWWHVFNHHEGQETRAEAEVRADQAARILIARASEGQDVLVLAHGYFNHMVGQKLKFHGWRLAENQGFKYWSQRRYEKR
- a CDS encoding GNAT family N-acetyltransferase, which encodes MTEPVIRPARPDDAAALAVLGRQTFVDTFVEGFGIPYPAADLAAFLDKSFSVETILSKLAEPGAAWWVADRDGDILGFANTGPNTLPHPDAQPSHAELRRLYIGRDAQGLGLGTQLLKLALEWMEAHTDGPLWIGVWSGNEKAQKLYAAYGFEKAGEYDYPVGAWNDHEFILKRG
- a CDS encoding VWA domain-containing protein, which produces MLLPFFTALREARVPVSLKEWLHLMEAMDKDVAGRDVEAFYHLSRAVLVKDEKHYDRFDQVFGKVFKGLETVGAGEDLTTDIPEDWLRLLTEKFLTDGEKAQIEAQWASLGGFDKLMETLKQRLEEQKERHAGGNKWIGTGGTSPFGHGGYNPEGVRIGGPGKQGRAVKVWEKREYRNLDDSVELGTRNIKVALRRLRRFAREGAAEELDLDGTIDGTARQGWLDIQMRPERRNTIKVLLFLDIGGSMDGHIKLCEELFSAARTEFKNLEFFYFHNCLYEGVWKDNRRRHNEKIPTWDVLNKYPGDWRAIFVGDATMSPYEITMPGGSVEHWNEEAGAVWLKRARQQWDKSVWLNPVTERYWSYTQSVGLIREVMDQRMYSLTLDGLDKAMRALTR
- a CDS encoding CsbD family protein, with the protein product MPDHDRIEGAAKNIGGKIKEAAGKVTGDEKLKAEGRADQVEGKVQNAVGGLKDTLRGDRH
- a CDS encoding NUDIX domain-containing protein, which translates into the protein MKLQFGTARPGLDYLHRAATFGLVEQDGKLACVRVDRGEGSYFDLPGGAVDGEESEQQALVREFAEETGLIVQPEDRLTEAAQYFRKTDGSPVNNAGGFWTVRVTGFDASTQCEPDHELVWLDPLDAVSRLRHEAHAWAVVKWLRAKIQGT
- a CDS encoding histidine kinase dimerization/phosphoacceptor domain -containing protein, which translates into the protein MSAPIRLLYIDDDRGLSRLVQKELGRHGYEVTCAPDADAGYAALQAGEFDVCALDHYMPGREGLDVLPDILDLPGPPPVVYVTGAQDGRIAVAALRAGAADYVIKDVSEDFTALLRSAIEDALLRRRLERENEVAQEEVRLARDRAEAMLREVNHRVGNSLQLVSSFISLQLRQLADEGARSALREAQVRIEAVAHVHRRLYTSSDLATVAMDEYLQGLVEELGKSIGPATGEGALRLTLRAEPMRVTTDQAVSLGVIVTELVTNAVKYAYEPGEGGEIRVVLAAAAEGRAVLTVEDDGPGLGDGAPKGTGLGSKIVSAMAGGLRSAVQFDADHPGVRAQLVFDL
- a CDS encoding response regulator, producing the protein MSHSVKIVMVEDDHGHAKLIEKNIRRANIANDIVHFDHGDAALDYLFSEEVRAQGPLLILLDLNLPDMSGTDILEKVKSDERLRRAPVVILTTTDDKIEIQRCYDLGCNVYITKPVDYEAFAGAIQQLGLFLSVMQAPEI
- a CDS encoding CHASE3 domain-containing protein codes for the protein MKRIRPALRTFGAFLRTPTLSRSIIALLALAILLLLAVNAATYVMIQRTSAYNDTVDHSQQVRLAAKDVLGLLVDAETGQRGFMLTARPEYLKVHDRAVAQLPGVLARLDGLIGADAELAPRLERVQALYRERMTLMDHTIALTRTGRIGEAVSLIRSGRGKVLMDQMRIELTAIDAVEARRLAERTRQSERASAVTVSVNALAALLILILAGISTWLVRRYVEEIESARLELDRLNAGLENQVRDRTAELTRANEEIQRFAYIVSHDLRSPLVNVMGYTSELEQIGKIFDHQLTQLEQTHPDAIEPEAIRAVREDVPEAVGFIRASTAKMDRLINAILKLSREGRRRLAPEPLDMTALVRGIADSLNHQVSEAGGEIIVRDLPVLESDRFSIEQIFGNLLDNAVKYQQPGRPIRILAEGHQTADGWLHYRITDNGRGVSERDHERIFELFRRAGKQDLPGEGLGLAFVRNSVRRLGGTITLESELGQGSTFHLKFPTRLIVLGEAGDNL
- the flhA gene encoding flagellar biosynthesis protein FlhA; amino-acid sequence: MKDGYARPTGRDALGWLMRGEVLMAIGVIGVIMLLILPVPKMLLDLLLAISLVSSVLILMTAVMMKRPLDFAIFPTVLLVSTLFRLGLNLASTRLILTHGHEGHDSAGQVINAFGQLMMGGNFIIGVIIFAIVLVVNFVVITKGSTRIAEVSARFTLDSMPGKQMAIDADLSSGLIDEDQAKLRRKELEQESTFFGAMDGASKFVRGDAVAGLIITFINAIGGLLIGVLQHQLPVGEAANTYVQLTIGDGLVTQVPAIIISIAAGFLVSKAGVEGTADKALVAQLATNPVSLGVVSGAAGLIGLIPGMPLIPFAALAIGSGFMAWRLGRNRLKPAVVEAVDLGKPKEDVEEPISTALTIDEVKIELGYALLTLINDLEGRRLTDQIRALRRSLAQEYGFVMPSVRILDNMRLPNQGYAIRIKEMEAGAGEVRLSSLMAMDPAGRQVELPGEHTREPAFGLPATWIDESLREEATFRGYTLVDPSTVLTTHLTEILKENMAELLTYAEVQKLLKELKGEEQKLVEELIPTVVTVTTLQRVLQSLLREKVSIRDLPAILEGLAEAAPHTTSVTTLVEHVRTRLARQLCWANRGDDGALPIVTLSPDWEQAFADSLIGPGEDKQLAMAPSRLQDFIRGVRDTFERAAMSGENPVLLTGPQVRPYVRSIIERFRGQTVVMSQNEVHPKARLRTVGTV